Proteins encoded in a region of the Burkholderia ubonensis subsp. mesacidophila genome:
- the hpnD gene encoding presqualene diphosphate synthase HpnD — protein sequence MNFDDYCQQKAAPAGSSVYYALRQAPFAVQPRLTALFALRRELEETVKETSDPTVGHTKLAWWHKELAALAAGEPSHPVTKALAQHHPSIVSEADALRALVSGYGMDLEQARYLDFANLRRYIVQVGGGFASLVARASAARPAEPQPWADEVGHALMLAQFVQELGNDARHGRIYLPIDELQRYNVTAADLLNRRYSPAFTELLTFQTARARDALAAADAAIPAAERRAQRTLRAQLALAGALLVEIERDGYQVLHQRIALTPIRKLWIAWRAARRR from the coding sequence GTGAATTTCGACGACTACTGTCAGCAGAAAGCCGCGCCCGCCGGCTCCAGTGTCTACTACGCGTTGCGGCAGGCGCCGTTCGCGGTCCAGCCGCGCCTCACCGCCCTCTTCGCGCTGCGCCGCGAACTCGAGGAAACCGTCAAGGAAACCAGCGACCCGACCGTCGGCCATACCAAGCTCGCGTGGTGGCACAAGGAACTCGCGGCGCTGGCCGCCGGAGAACCGTCGCATCCGGTGACGAAGGCACTCGCGCAGCACCATCCGTCGATCGTGTCCGAAGCCGATGCGCTGCGCGCGCTGGTCAGCGGCTACGGAATGGATCTCGAACAGGCGCGCTACCTCGATTTCGCGAACCTGCGGCGCTACATCGTGCAAGTGGGCGGCGGCTTCGCGTCGCTCGTCGCGCGGGCCAGCGCCGCGCGCCCGGCCGAGCCGCAGCCGTGGGCCGACGAAGTCGGCCACGCGCTGATGCTCGCGCAATTCGTGCAGGAGCTCGGCAACGACGCACGGCACGGCCGCATCTACCTGCCGATCGACGAGCTGCAACGCTACAACGTGACGGCCGCGGACCTGCTGAACCGGCGCTACAGCCCCGCGTTCACCGAACTGCTGACGTTCCAGACCGCTCGGGCGCGCGACGCGCTCGCGGCCGCCGACGCAGCAATTCCCGCCGCCGAGCGCCGCGCGCAGCGCACGCTGCGCGCGCAACTCGCGCTTGCCGGCGCGTTGCTCGTCGAGATCGAGCGCGACGGCTACCAGGTTCTGCACCAGCGCATCGCGCTGACGCCGATCCGCAAGCTGTGGATCGCGTGGCGCGCCGCGCGCCGCCGTTGA